From the Musa acuminata AAA Group cultivar baxijiao chromosome BXJ3-7, Cavendish_Baxijiao_AAA, whole genome shotgun sequence genome, one window contains:
- the LOC135642225 gene encoding snakin-2-like: MALKLAVFVFASLLVITTRVSSDAKDAFMEAGYAKAPVVAPVPAPPAPRIIKDTKECGDACKERCKLHSRQNVCSRACITCCSVCKCVPPGTYGHTELCGKCYTDWKTHGNRTKCP, translated from the exons ATGGCTCTTAAGCTGGCCGTATTTGTCTTTGCATCTCTACTCGTCATCACCACCAGA GTCTCGTCCGACGCAAAGGACGCGTTCATGGAGGCGGGCTATGCCAAGGCTCCAGTGGTCGCTCCTGTTCCGGCTCCTCCTGCACCTCGCATCATCAAGGACACCAAAG AGTGCGGCGACGCGTGCAAGGAGCGGTGCAAGCTGCACTCGCGGCAGAACGTGTGCTCTCGAGCCTGCATCACCTGCTGCAGCGTCTGCAAGTGCGTGCCGCCGGGGACCTATGGCCACACGGAGCTGTGCGGCAAGTGCTACACCGACTGGAAGACGCACGGGAACCGGACCAAGTGCCCCTGA